From a single Salvelinus namaycush isolate Seneca chromosome 14, SaNama_1.0, whole genome shotgun sequence genomic region:
- the LOC120059125 gene encoding transcription factor NF-E2 45 kDa subunit-like isoform X2 — protein MPAHAPGARSRGAPHDPEMDLAWQELMAITELQEFEVPHDGPYETIQYHPTEPPISLGGYSMAQSHTQPLPCCVETNRDVAYEGTYSEVMPACQHQATSELTEALYRHSGTHSGAQLNPRVLNPLPPPQINFLEHMSLMSVGGEGSVGKDNAGLSQGSSRHMLGTDHRQGKHQPCTVDDLESDSGLSLGSSPPLASPDDVMTGVPACSSTEVGLNYSHRGVESMGEQGRRASLLYSLDYQQHPTQSYPYSGPHPSYFPVTQPSQMQPQPHFLPPMSMKHQQGLPSALNDLHLNSSVSIGSSSQAFYVKPRGNPPPVPLSRDERRAHALKIPFPLEKIINLPVDDFNELLTKYTLTDAQLALVRDIRRRGKNKVAAQNCRKRKLENIVNLEGELGQLQAQRDHLARERMEFQHNLAIVKHRLTDLYAEVFSQLRDEDGHPYSIEDYSLQQTPDGNVYLVPRTDVLDGE, from the coding sequence GAGTTTGAGGTCCCCCATGATGGCCCATATGAAACTATTCAGTACCATCCCACAGAGCCACCTATATCTCTGGGAGGTTATAGCATGGCTCAGTCTCATACACAGCCTCTCCCCTGTTGTGTCGAGACAAACCGTGATGTTGCATATGAGGGAACCTACTCTGAAGTAATGCCAGCCTGCCAGCATCAGGCTACCAGTGAATTAACTGAGGCACTGTACAGACATTCTGGAACTCATTCTGGAGCCCAGCTGAATCCCAGAGTTCTGAACCCTCTGCCACCACCGCAGATTAATTTTCTAGAACATATGAGTCTGATGAGTGTCGGTGGTGAGGGGTCTGTTGGAAAAGACAATGCTGGCCTCTCTCAGGGTTCGAGTCGACACATGCTAGGGACTGATCACAGGCAGGGCAAACACCAACCATGCACTGTGGATGATCTGGAGTCTGACTCGGGCCTATCGCTGGGGTCTAGCCCACCGCTGGCCTCACCGGATGATGTCATGACCGGTGTACCTGCTTGTTCAAGCACAGAGGTTGGTCTGAACTATAGTCACAGGGGGGTGGAGAGTATGGGTGAGCAAGGTAGGAGAGCTAGCCTCCTTTACTCCTTGGATTATCAGCAGCATCCTACCCAGTCCTACCCCTACTCAGGGCCGCACCCCTCTTACTTCCCTGTAACACAACCATCCCAAATGCAACCACAGCCTCACTTCCTGCCTCCCATGTCAATGAAACATCAACAGGGTTTACCGAGTGCATTGAATGACTTGCACCTTAACAGCTCTGTCAGCATAGGGAGCTCTTCTCAGGCGTTTTATGTAAAACCCAGAGGCAaccctcctcctgtccctctgaGCCGGGACGAACGCAGAGCTCACGCCCTCAAGATCCCTTTCCCTCTGGAGAAGATCATCAACCTACCCGTGGACGACTTCAACGAGCTCCTGACCAAGTACACGCTCACGGACGCCCAGCTCGCCCTCGTCAGAGACATCCGCCGGCGGGGGAAGAACAAGGTGGCGGCTCAGAACTGCAGGAAGAGGAAGCTGGAGAATATAGTTAATCTGGAGGGAGAGCTGGGTCAGCTGCAGGCCCAGAGGGATCACCTGGCCAGAGAGAGAATGGAGTTCCAACACAACCTAGCTATTGTTAAACACCGCCTCACAGACTTGTATGCGGAAGTGTTCTCTCAGCTCCGGGATGAGGATGGACATCCCTACTCTATAGAGGACTACTCTCTACAGCAGACCCCTGATGGGAACGTATACCTGGTGCCACGTACTGACGTGTTGGATGGAGAATAA